In Candidatus Defluviibacterium haderslevense, the following are encoded in one genomic region:
- a CDS encoding T9SS type A sorting domain-containing protein: MKNIATIIALICLVQTGFGQSMTIKFCGKTNAVSPTIDPNNGQDQRGKAAIRLDYIKVGIIGNSLYNHFYNLGDDFAGFGFPNSVFVDQCDNATGSLTTCAQCNVCKNITSKTGVLLGVSEGRMLGNVKIEGKNNDLYLMSTGDNNVVCYETDRIWLFGQKNKKIEVSVKYEGIAQGGYTVKNINMNYRYDNNAYFSTPYFFNKNSNNTGVFTETYVIQNAVPNAVQDLSSKLSFEINPNPIIDQLKIEYGATESFNGSVHILNDLSQELKSTQAYFNEGEGVQTVDVNELKSGFYFVLISDSEGRTSVKKFIK; encoded by the coding sequence ATGAAAAATATCGCTACAATTATTGCCCTGATATGCCTTGTTCAGACTGGTTTTGGACAATCTATGACCATCAAATTCTGTGGAAAGACCAATGCTGTTTCTCCAACTATTGACCCAAACAATGGACAAGACCAAAGAGGAAAAGCTGCTATTCGATTGGATTACATCAAAGTTGGTATCATTGGAAATTCACTTTACAATCACTTTTATAATTTAGGTGACGATTTTGCAGGCTTTGGATTTCCAAATTCTGTTTTTGTGGACCAATGCGATAATGCAACCGGAAGTCTAACGACTTGTGCACAATGTAATGTATGTAAAAACATAACCTCTAAAACGGGTGTATTACTTGGTGTATCTGAAGGAAGAATGTTAGGTAATGTAAAAATCGAAGGAAAAAATAATGATTTATATTTGATGAGCACTGGTGACAATAATGTAGTTTGTTATGAAACGGATCGCATTTGGTTGTTTGGGCAAAAAAATAAAAAAATTGAAGTTTCAGTAAAATACGAAGGAATTGCACAAGGTGGATACACGGTTAAAAATATCAATATGAATTATCGATATGATAACAATGCCTATTTTAGTACGCCATATTTTTTTAATAAAAACAGCAATAACACTGGTGTGTTTACTGAAACATATGTCATCCAAAATGCTGTTCCAAATGCAGTTCAAGATCTATCTTCAAAACTTAGTTTTGAGATAAATCCAAACCCTATCATTGACCAATTAAAAATTGAGTACGGTGCGACAGAATCTTTTAATGGATCCGTACATATTCTCAATGATTTATCACAAGAGCTTAAATCAACACAAGCTTATTTTAATGAAGGTGAAGGCGTTCAAACTGTAGATGTAAATGAATTAAAATCTGGATTTTATTTTGTCCTTATTAGTGATTCAGAAGGAAGAACTAGTGTTAAAAAATTCATCAAATAA
- a CDS encoding DUF1599 domain-containing protein: MQKANDYGASWRFLHPSTRIDQIYIKLSRIQYIEEQNQPLVDEKPDIEYLGLMKYSNMDLVQLRKIENNKLKTLISEGINAKNLVIVIYAIFALVNWSETQPCSFKIN, encoded by the coding sequence GTGCAGAAAGCAAATGATTATGGGGCCTCTTGGCGATTTTTGCACCCTTCAACACGTATTGATCAAATTTATATTAAGCTTTCTAGAATACAATATATTGAAGAACAAAATCAACCATTAGTTGATGAAAAGCCAGATATTGAATATTTAGGTTTAATGAAATATTCCAATATGGATTTAGTTCAACTTAGAAAAATTGAAAACAACAAACTAAAAACCTTGATTTCTGAAGGAATTAATGCTAAAAACCTAGTTATTGTTATTTATGCCATCTTTGCATTAGTTAACTGGAGTGAAACTCAACCTTGTTCCTTTAAAATAAATTAA
- the rocD gene encoding ornithine--oxo-acid transaminase: MNNTSTISQASYFIELEDQYGAHNYHPIPVVLERGEGVYVYDVEGKQYFDFLSAYSAVNQGHCHPKIISALIEQASQLTLSSRAFYNNRLGEYEKYICEYFGYDKVLPMNTGVEGVETALKLCRKWAYQVKEIPDLEAKIIVLEGNFHGRTMTAVSASNDPSSYKGFGPFLPGLIRIPYNNLEALKSVIKDPHVAGFLIEPIQGEAGVVVPDDGYLKAAFDLCQSNRVLFIADEIQTGIARTGKLLACDHINIRPDILILGKALSGGVLPVSAVLADDEIMLCIKPGEHGSTFGGNPLACAVGIAALEVVRDEQLEKNAQIMGDFFRQGLQQLSIKHPIIKIIRGKGLLNAIVIDDHEESSTAWNLCIEMAQQGLLAKPTHGNIIRLAPPLTITQDQLETALSAIDRAFTNLGY; encoded by the coding sequence ATGAATAATACATCGACCATTTCACAAGCTTCCTATTTTATTGAATTGGAGGACCAATATGGAGCTCATAATTATCATCCAATTCCGGTAGTACTGGAACGAGGAGAAGGAGTATATGTTTATGATGTTGAAGGCAAACAATATTTTGATTTTCTTTCCGCATACTCGGCTGTAAATCAAGGTCACTGCCATCCAAAAATTATCTCAGCACTTATTGAGCAAGCAAGTCAGCTCACCTTGAGTTCCAGAGCTTTTTACAACAATAGATTAGGTGAATACGAAAAATACATCTGCGAGTATTTTGGATATGACAAAGTACTTCCTATGAATACTGGAGTGGAAGGCGTTGAAACCGCTCTAAAATTATGCAGAAAATGGGCTTATCAGGTAAAGGAGATTCCAGATTTAGAAGCAAAGATCATAGTGCTAGAAGGTAATTTTCATGGTCGGACTATGACGGCTGTATCAGCATCCAATGATCCTTCGAGTTATAAGGGGTTTGGACCCTTCTTGCCCGGATTAATTCGAATTCCTTACAATAACCTTGAGGCACTTAAATCCGTAATTAAAGATCCCCATGTTGCCGGATTTTTAATAGAACCCATACAAGGTGAAGCCGGGGTTGTTGTCCCTGATGATGGGTATCTTAAAGCAGCATTTGATTTATGTCAAAGCAACCGCGTATTATTTATAGCTGATGAAATTCAGACTGGCATAGCGCGAACAGGAAAATTATTAGCTTGTGATCATATAAACATTCGGCCAGATATATTAATCCTTGGCAAAGCATTGTCTGGTGGTGTTTTACCCGTTTCTGCAGTTTTAGCAGATGATGAAATTATGTTGTGCATCAAACCGGGAGAACATGGTTCCACCTTTGGTGGTAACCCATTGGCTTGTGCAGTAGGAATAGCAGCCTTAGAAGTGGTCAGGGATGAACAGTTAGAAAAAAATGCACAGATAATGGGTGATTTTTTCAGACAAGGTTTACAGCAATTAAGTATAAAACATCCCATCATTAAAATCATTCGGGGCAAGGGTTTATTAAATGCCATCGTAATAGATGATCATGAAGAAAGTTCTACCGCGTGGAATTTATGTATAGAAATGGCCCAACAAGGGCTTCTAGCTAAACCAACTCATGGAAATATCATCCGTTTAGCTCCTCCATTAACGATTACTCAAGATCAATTGGAAACTGCATTAAGTGCGATCGATCGCGCTTTTACGAATTTGGGATATTGA
- a CDS encoding dephospho-CoA kinase: MKHVGLTGLIGSGKSLVAHIFEYLGVPVYSSDLRAKYLMEHDPGLSHKIKLLLGSDAYDGTNKLNRKFIASKIFSNTDLLHQLNSLVHPMVGLDYLEWAKQQNTPYVIKESALLLDVIHSQPVDKIIVVSASESIRIQRVMLRDKLSELQVRNRIQNQRHESELLAQADYVIHNDGNSFITKQVLLIHMELLKFASQQ; encoded by the coding sequence ATGAAACATGTCGGTTTGACGGGTCTGATAGGAAGTGGAAAATCTTTAGTTGCTCATATTTTTGAATATTTGGGAGTGCCTGTTTATTCTTCTGATCTAAGGGCAAAATACCTTATGGAACACGATCCTGGATTATCACATAAAATAAAATTGCTTTTGGGTTCAGACGCTTACGATGGTACAAATAAATTAAACCGAAAATTTATTGCATCAAAAATTTTTTCAAATACGGATTTACTGCATCAGTTAAACAGTTTGGTACATCCTATGGTTGGACTGGACTACTTAGAATGGGCTAAACAACAAAATACACCTTATGTCATTAAGGAATCTGCTTTATTGCTTGATGTCATTCACTCACAACCTGTTGATAAAATCATTGTAGTTAGCGCCTCCGAATCCATTCGAATCCAAAGAGTCATGCTGCGGGACAAGCTTTCTGAACTACAGGTAAGAAACAGAATTCAAAATCAAAGACACGAATCTGAACTTTTAGCTCAAGCAGATTATGTTATCCATAATGATGGCAATTCTTTCATTACCAAACAAGTGCTTCTGATTCATATGGAATTGCTTAAATTTGCATCTCAACAGTGA
- a CDS encoding 3-hydroxybutyryl-CoA dehydrogenase has protein sequence MNNITVIGAGTMGNGIAHVFAQYGFNVVLFDISAPALDKALVTIHKNFDRMIEKEKITAEDKASAVSRLSTSTTLSEAVKKADLVVEAATENLDIKLNLFKELDQLTLPTCILATNTSSISITKIAGVTNRPDKVIGMHFMNPVPVMKLVEVIRGYSTSDQVCHQIFSLAQRLYKVPVEVNDYPGFIANRILMPMINEAIYSLYEGVANVEEIDTIMKLGMAHPMGPLQLADFIGLDVCLAILKVIHDGFGNPKYAPCPLLINMVNSKKLGVKTKEGFYQYMDDPKMVIVSPKFKNS, from the coding sequence ATGAATAATATAACTGTGATAGGGGCGGGGACAATGGGAAATGGAATAGCACATGTATTTGCTCAGTATGGCTTTAATGTTGTTTTGTTTGATATTTCTGCTCCAGCTTTAGATAAGGCTTTAGTTACGATCCATAAGAATTTCGATCGAATGATTGAAAAAGAAAAGATTACAGCAGAAGATAAAGCCTCCGCTGTTTCAAGACTTTCCACTTCAACAACCTTGAGTGAAGCGGTAAAGAAAGCAGATCTTGTTGTCGAAGCCGCAACAGAAAATCTGGATATCAAACTCAATCTGTTTAAGGAATTGGACCAATTGACCTTGCCTACATGTATACTTGCAACGAATACTTCATCCATATCAATAACCAAGATTGCTGGCGTAACCAATAGGCCCGATAAAGTGATTGGAATGCATTTTATGAATCCTGTTCCTGTAATGAAACTGGTAGAAGTAATTCGGGGATATTCTACATCAGACCAAGTTTGTCACCAAATTTTTAGTTTAGCACAACGACTTTATAAAGTACCTGTAGAAGTCAATGATTATCCGGGATTTATTGCGAATAGGATCTTGATGCCAATGATCAATGAAGCCATTTATTCATTGTATGAAGGTGTTGCCAATGTAGAAGAAATAGATACAATCATGAAGCTTGGCATGGCGCACCCAATGGGACCTTTGCAGTTGGCTGATTTTATAGGTTTGGATGTATGTCTTGCCATATTAAAAGTGATCCATGATGGTTTTGGGAATCCCAAATATGCTCCGTGTCCTTTATTAATCAATATGGTCAATTCTAAAAAGCTGGGTGTAAAAACCAAAGAAGGCTTTTATCAATATATGGATGATCCTAAAATGGTCATCGTATCTCCTAAATTTAAAAATAGCTAA
- a CDS encoding DMT family transporter, whose product MVYLLICILCTSCLGLMFKYFDLKAHALDRIILVNYLTCGLIGWFYFQDNILLVDKASWFSYSIILGFLFILGFTLYAKSVVLYGLSLATVVQKLSVVITVIIAVFLGDRLTLLQWIGVGLTPVAFYFIFYKPKLNVPLIKKPLQSQLYLFGIILISSAIEILFIILNKKNFNIASFQLVLTTYVFIFAFGFALIFSFIKTKTIRISKIEMIAGVFLGIPNFFSIFYLNKALNNGLPGSILFPLLNCTVIIISSSLGILLFNEPASKHKKIGLAFAILAIFLVSYFK is encoded by the coding sequence ATGGTGTATCTACTCATTTGCATACTGTGTACCAGTTGTCTGGGATTAATGTTTAAGTATTTTGATCTAAAAGCTCATGCCTTGGACCGAATCATTTTAGTTAATTATCTTACTTGCGGGCTTATTGGTTGGTTCTACTTTCAAGATAATATTTTATTGGTGGACAAGGCATCATGGTTTAGTTATTCCATTATTTTAGGATTCCTATTTATTTTGGGATTCACATTATATGCTAAATCAGTGGTTTTATATGGCCTATCATTAGCGACCGTCGTCCAAAAATTATCAGTAGTTATCACCGTTATTATAGCCGTTTTTTTAGGAGATCGATTGACTTTATTACAATGGATTGGTGTGGGCCTGACACCGGTAGCCTTTTATTTTATTTTTTATAAACCAAAATTAAATGTGCCGCTTATTAAGAAACCGCTCCAAAGCCAACTCTATCTTTTTGGAATTATCTTGATCTCATCAGCCATTGAAATATTATTTATTATCCTGAATAAAAAAAACTTCAACATTGCATCTTTTCAATTGGTCTTAACCACTTATGTTTTCATTTTTGCATTTGGTTTTGCTTTAATATTTTCCTTCATAAAAACAAAAACAATTCGGATTTCTAAAATTGAAATGATTGCTGGTGTGTTTTTGGGTATACCCAATTTTTTTTCTATATTTTACTTAAATAAAGCCCTGAATAATGGGCTTCCAGGCAGTATATTATTTCCATTATTGAATTGTACGGTCATCATCATTTCCAGTAGTCTGGGTATCCTATTATTTAATGAACCAGCTTCAAAACATAAAAAAATAGGTTTGGCCTTTGCAATCCTTGCTATTTTTTTAGTAAGTTATTTTAAATAA
- a CDS encoding YigZ family protein yields MATESYHFYTIETPSEGLYVSKGSKFISYAIPLTSSDDIKQLFNHIKTLHPKARHHCYAYRIGIHGNNFRVNDDGEPSGTAGKPILGQIDHFKLCNVIIFVVRYFGGVLLGTSGLITAYKMSAKNAIELATIIEKPIGCVYHLASDVVSIQIIMGTLRKLQISIDKMELTHDPHIEFFVPNKDKITIFTKLKSQYEKISMSDIGDPMDIRNCEITIINK; encoded by the coding sequence ATGGCAACAGAATCCTACCATTTTTATACAATCGAAACACCAAGTGAAGGTTTGTATGTTTCAAAAGGAAGTAAATTCATTTCTTATGCCATTCCATTAACATCATCTGATGATATAAAACAACTCTTTAATCATATAAAAACTTTACATCCTAAAGCAAGACATCATTGCTATGCCTATCGAATCGGAATTCATGGCAATAATTTTCGAGTTAATGATGATGGTGAGCCAAGTGGAACTGCAGGCAAGCCTATCTTGGGTCAAATAGATCATTTCAAATTGTGCAATGTGATCATTTTTGTCGTGCGATATTTTGGCGGCGTTCTTCTTGGAACTTCCGGATTAATCACCGCTTATAAAATGAGCGCAAAAAATGCGATTGAATTGGCAACCATAATTGAAAAACCAATTGGCTGTGTTTATCATCTTGCAAGTGATGTCGTTAGCATACAAATTATTATGGGCACTTTGAGAAAACTTCAAATATCCATTGATAAAATGGAATTAACTCATGATCCACATATTGAATTCTTTGTTCCTAATAAGGACAAAATAACTATTTTTACCAAACTGAAATCGCAGTATGAAAAGATCAGCATGTCCGATATCGGTGATCCAATGGATATTCGAAATTGTGAAATAACGATCATAAATAAATAG
- the guaA gene encoding glutamine-hydrolyzing GMP synthase: MSQKVLILDFGSQVTQLIARRVRELNIYCEIVPFHATIDWQSEDIKAVILSGSPASVRQDNAPSVDLNKIASQCPVLGICYGAQLIAAKLGGEVSPSKHREYGNANLKQLGSDALWEGIPNESQIWMSHSDTITQLPKDYTCIGATDDIPIAAFKSTHTEHPIYAVQFHPEVVHSPYGTQILGNFLIGICQLEASWTPFSFVEHTVADIQKQIGNDEVLLALSGGVDSSVAALLMHKAIGNKLRCFFIDNGLLRKNEFQEVLDAYAHIGLDVKGIDAKKYFLNALSGISDPELKRKAIGKAFIDVFEQAAKEFPNVKWLCQGTIYPDVIESVSVFGPSVTIKSHHNVGGLPKNLALKIIEPLKLLFKDEVRRVGSTLGLPSIILNRHPFPGPGLAIRILSEITEEKIEILQEADAIYIHLLKEFGWYDQIWQAGAILLPVKTVGVMGDERTYEYVLALRAVSSLDGMTASWSEIPHSLLAKISSEIINKVKGINRVVYDISSKPPATIEWE, from the coding sequence ATGTCCCAGAAAGTACTTATTTTAGATTTTGGTTCCCAGGTAACTCAACTCATTGCTCGACGGGTTAGAGAATTGAATATATATTGCGAGATTGTGCCATTTCATGCTACAATCGATTGGCAAAGTGAAGATATCAAAGCAGTTATTTTATCAGGTAGTCCTGCATCAGTAAGACAAGATAATGCGCCAAGTGTTGATTTGAATAAGATTGCAAGTCAGTGTCCCGTTTTGGGTATTTGTTATGGAGCTCAATTAATTGCAGCAAAGCTTGGTGGTGAAGTTAGTCCATCAAAGCATCGTGAATATGGTAATGCGAATTTGAAACAATTGGGATCAGATGCCTTATGGGAGGGAATTCCTAATGAAAGTCAAATCTGGATGTCACATAGTGATACCATTACCCAATTACCTAAGGATTATACATGTATTGGGGCAACAGACGATATTCCTATAGCAGCATTTAAATCCACTCATACTGAGCATCCCATTTACGCTGTACAGTTTCATCCTGAAGTCGTTCATAGTCCTTATGGAACCCAAATACTGGGCAATTTTTTAATTGGAATTTGCCAATTAGAGGCTTCTTGGACACCATTTTCATTTGTTGAACATACTGTTGCAGATATTCAGAAACAAATAGGAAATGATGAAGTTTTATTAGCGCTTTCAGGAGGAGTTGATTCTTCTGTAGCGGCTTTGTTAATGCATAAAGCAATCGGAAATAAATTAAGATGTTTCTTCATTGACAATGGATTATTAAGAAAAAATGAATTTCAAGAAGTTCTTGACGCCTATGCACATATCGGATTAGATGTAAAGGGCATTGATGCTAAAAAGTATTTTTTAAATGCTTTATCAGGAATTTCTGATCCGGAATTAAAACGCAAAGCGATTGGAAAAGCATTTATAGATGTGTTTGAACAAGCTGCTAAAGAATTTCCAAATGTGAAATGGCTTTGCCAAGGTACTATTTATCCGGATGTAATAGAATCTGTGTCGGTTTTTGGACCATCAGTTACGATAAAGTCGCATCATAACGTAGGCGGATTACCCAAGAATTTGGCATTAAAGATCATAGAGCCCTTAAAGTTATTATTCAAGGATGAAGTCCGAAGAGTCGGTAGTACCTTAGGTTTGCCAAGTATTATCCTTAATAGACATCCATTTCCCGGTCCTGGATTAGCGATTCGAATATTAAGTGAAATTACAGAAGAAAAAATTGAAATACTCCAAGAAGCAGATGCCATATACATTCATCTGTTAAAGGAATTTGGTTGGTATGATCAAATATGGCAAGCAGGAGCTATTTTACTTCCAGTTAAGACGGTAGGAGTTATGGGGGATGAGAGAACTTATGAATATGTTCTGGCGTTAAGGGCGGTGAGTTCTTTAGATGGTATGACGGCATCGTGGAGTGAAATACCACATTCCCTTTTAGCAAAAATATCTAGTGAAATAATTAATAAAGTAAAAGGAATAAATAGAGTAGTCTATGATATTAGCTCAAAACCACCAGCCACTATTGAATGGGAATAG
- a CDS encoding transcription antitermination protein NusB — MLSRRNVRVKVMQQLYSLEQDKELTFAQAKRAYFKSVDDTFLLYLLNLYCIEKVCSFAVEDGINRTKKHLKTEEDLKFSDKLYTNPLISSLVQNKALQARYKREQFQEGLDDDMFRKIYKDFSKEAAYQKFLLSDSTKDDYIEILLELYRACRKAELFNEIMDDRFASWTDDKSLVIGALKKSLKALPTEGAFYQEHIPDEDTVKDFGEFLLEKTYYENEMLENLINPVLENWDSERVAIIDMILIKMGIVEMMNIKTIPTKVSLDEYVELSKNYSTDKSKEFVNGVLDKLLKNLIEQGHIIKEGRGLLEE, encoded by the coding sequence ATGCTTAGTAGGAGAAATGTTCGCGTCAAAGTGATGCAACAATTGTATAGTTTAGAGCAAGATAAAGAGTTGACTTTTGCCCAAGCAAAAAGAGCCTATTTTAAGTCTGTTGACGATACCTTTCTGTTGTATTTACTGAATCTTTATTGTATTGAAAAAGTATGTTCATTTGCTGTCGAAGATGGTATTAATCGAACTAAGAAGCACCTAAAGACTGAAGAGGATCTTAAGTTTTCTGATAAATTATATACGAACCCTCTCATTTCTAGTTTAGTGCAAAACAAAGCACTTCAAGCTAGGTATAAAAGAGAACAGTTTCAGGAAGGTCTTGATGATGATATGTTTAGGAAGATTTATAAAGATTTTTCTAAAGAGGCAGCCTATCAGAAATTCCTTTTGTCTGATTCCACGAAAGATGATTATATCGAAATTCTATTAGAACTATACAGAGCTTGTAGAAAGGCAGAACTATTTAACGAAATCATGGATGATCGTTTTGCAAGTTGGACAGATGATAAATCTTTAGTCATTGGAGCATTAAAGAAATCCTTGAAGGCATTACCTACAGAAGGAGCATTTTATCAAGAGCATATTCCAGATGAAGATACCGTCAAAGATTTCGGTGAGTTCCTTTTGGAAAAGACGTATTACGAAAATGAAATGTTAGAAAATCTGATTAATCCTGTCTTGGAAAATTGGGATTCTGAAAGGGTAGCGATAATTGATATGATTTTGATAAAAATGGGCATAGTGGAAATGATGAACATTAAAACCATCCCAACTAAAGTATCTCTTGATGAATATGTTGAACTATCTAAAAATTATAGTACAGATAAGTCTAAAGAATTTGTCAATGGGGTTTTAGATAAATTATTAAAAAACTTGATTGAGCAAGGACACATCATTAAGGAAGGCAGAGGATTACTGGAAGAATAG
- a CDS encoding tetratricopeptide repeat protein — MNYNILLIILLPYLGIAQGNCLLYPKDSPCRKACELCEQASRLYQGSRQALELRDQAIAICPEFAYSWSENSVAYLKRGDYHKWRSLIDSAVKYDPISWLGYRGACSYEFIHDYDGALTDFIQLESIKKGHLGYNANGDYPIRTLMGLCYRDKGDLSEALKQITQSIDENFKNGAVGTYDYLHRAVTYMKLNQWNLALEDLTLQINNYPQFPDTYYYLSLVYNHNKEWSKAIEMLQKAKSLYPKNHRADPYVIMPDQVFESEIDEKITEVQAKMVR, encoded by the coding sequence ATGAATTATAATATCTTACTCATAATTTTATTGCCATACCTTGGAATAGCTCAGGGCAATTGTTTGCTTTATCCCAAGGACAGTCCTTGTAGAAAAGCCTGTGAATTATGTGAACAAGCCAGTCGCTTGTACCAAGGCTCACGGCAAGCACTTGAGTTGCGGGATCAAGCCATTGCTATTTGTCCTGAATTTGCATATTCTTGGAGTGAGAATTCAGTGGCTTATTTAAAACGAGGGGATTATCATAAATGGAGATCACTTATTGACTCTGCTGTGAAATACGATCCCATATCTTGGTTGGGCTACAGGGGAGCATGCAGTTATGAATTTATTCATGATTATGATGGTGCACTTACCGACTTTATTCAATTGGAATCCATAAAAAAAGGCCACCTGGGTTATAATGCTAATGGAGACTACCCAATTAGAACCTTAATGGGGCTTTGTTATCGGGATAAAGGAGATTTATCAGAAGCATTAAAACAGATCACTCAAAGTATCGATGAAAATTTCAAAAATGGAGCCGTTGGAACCTATGATTATTTGCATCGGGCAGTGACTTATATGAAGTTGAATCAATGGAATCTAGCATTAGAAGATCTTACATTACAAATCAATAATTATCCTCAATTTCCAGATACTTATTATTATCTGTCCTTGGTGTACAACCATAACAAAGAATGGTCAAAAGCTATAGAAATGCTACAAAAAGCCAAATCCCTATATCCTAAAAATCATCGAGCCGATCCCTATGTCATTATGCCGGATCAGGTTTTTGAATCCGAAATAGATGAAAAAATTACAGAAGTCCAAGCAAAAATGGTTAGATAA
- a CDS encoding DUF983 domain-containing protein, which translates to MFDKLKAIGKLKCPACYEGYLFASKSKFVKWNFDMNKKCPSCGEDLEREPGFYYGAMFISYIISGLFSLIFVGTAILGFHVEWEWAIVLLGLVLIFSFSYLFKLSRTVWIHLMVGKKK; encoded by the coding sequence ATGTTCGACAAATTAAAAGCAATAGGTAAACTTAAATGTCCTGCCTGTTATGAAGGATATTTATTTGCCTCAAAAAGTAAATTTGTCAAGTGGAATTTTGACATGAATAAAAAGTGTCCATCTTGTGGCGAGGATTTAGAAAGGGAGCCAGGTTTCTATTATGGAGCGATGTTTATTTCTTACATTATATCAGGACTTTTTAGCTTGATATTTGTTGGTACAGCTATACTGGGATTTCATGTGGAATGGGAGTGGGCTATAGTCTTATTGGGTCTGGTATTGATTTTTAGTTTTAGTTATCTCTTTAAATTATCCAGAACGGTTTGGATTCATTTAATGGTGGGTAAGAAAAAATAA
- a CDS encoding amino acid ABC transporter substrate-binding protein codes for MILAQNHQPLLNGNSSLVVITLFMMFLSACAVKKSSMHTIPKTDKSETNNRNKNNSHLPAKVDTIVWKKSFPEDKVIVKSDPDQSTNPSDQVVINKKNKTKNKFVKEDTAYRVLALMPFKTLDNDSTASKINTGSLRFVQFYAGIKMALEELDNEPGKKIILDVYDTQSGDDTKNILAKYETTPPHLIIGPQKSESVKFTAEWAKAHETSLISPWVSSSTITERNPYYIQAKAGLAAHYKLLNEHARKNYPVKNIYLISKSTEESKSRFFNDSTLYSESISEKVILEDELGTSQELLLTPLLKEEGSTVFILPLTSSKDENYIYQFLRRVSIEKGTKDVVVYGTYKWLELKSDIIDYLNIQKIRLSISNYIDNDQSDVRNFKKKYFEKYREYPTEEALEGYDVVKFSIRALRNYGPEFQWKDMNTTANYLETSYQLMPIYKSKKISEDPMDADYFENSFIKIVELRSNKFKIID; via the coding sequence ATGATATTAGCTCAAAACCACCAGCCACTATTGAATGGGAATAGCTCATTAGTAGTCATTACACTATTCATGATGTTTTTATCAGCGTGCGCTGTAAAGAAATCGTCTATGCACACGATTCCTAAAACAGATAAATCGGAAACAAACAATCGCAATAAAAATAATTCACATTTGCCGGCTAAAGTAGATACTATTGTTTGGAAAAAATCTTTTCCCGAAGATAAAGTAATTGTAAAATCCGATCCTGATCAATCCACTAATCCTTCAGACCAGGTAGTGATTAACAAGAAAAATAAAACAAAAAATAAATTTGTAAAAGAAGATACAGCATATCGGGTCTTAGCTTTAATGCCATTTAAAACATTAGATAATGATTCTACTGCATCAAAAATCAATACAGGAAGTTTGCGCTTTGTCCAATTTTATGCAGGAATCAAAATGGCATTGGAAGAATTAGATAATGAGCCGGGAAAAAAAATTATTTTAGATGTCTATGATACACAATCCGGAGATGATACTAAAAATATTTTAGCGAAGTATGAAACAACTCCACCTCATTTAATCATTGGACCTCAAAAATCAGAATCTGTAAAATTTACTGCCGAATGGGCAAAAGCACATGAGACATCTTTAATCAGTCCTTGGGTAAGTAGTTCTACCATAACAGAAAGAAACCCATATTATATACAGGCGAAAGCAGGATTAGCAGCACATTACAAATTATTGAATGAGCATGCAAGAAAAAATTATCCGGTTAAAAATATTTATTTGATTTCTAAATCTACTGAAGAGTCCAAGTCTAGATTTTTTAATGATAGCACATTGTATTCTGAATCTATTTCAGAGAAGGTTATTCTTGAAGATGAATTGGGAACTTCCCAGGAATTATTATTAACCCCACTTTTAAAAGAAGAGGGTTCTACTGTATTTATTCTGCCATTAACTAGTTCTAAAGATGAAAATTATATTTATCAATTTTTGAGAAGGGTATCCATTGAGAAGGGGACCAAGGATGTAGTAGTTTATGGTACTTATAAATGGTTAGAATTAAAAAGTGATATTATTGATTACCTCAACATACAAAAAATCAGATTGAGTATTAGTAATTATATAGATAATGATCAATCCGATGTGCGCAATTTTAAGAAAAAATATTTTGAGAAATATCGTGAATATCCTACAGAAGAAGCCTTGGAGGGTTATGATGTTGTAAAGTTTTCAATTCGTGCATTGAGAAATTACGGACCTGAGTTTCAATGGAAAGATATGAATACTACTGCAAATTATTTGGAGACGAGTTATCAATTGATGCCCATATATAAATCCAAGAAAATTTCAGAAGACCCTATGGATGCCGATTATTTTGAAAATTCTTTTATTAAAATTGTTGAATTAAGGAGCAACAAATTCAAAATTATAGATTAA